A genomic window from Quercus lobata isolate SW786 chromosome 10, ValleyOak3.0 Primary Assembly, whole genome shotgun sequence includes:
- the LOC115966040 gene encoding protein S-acyltransferase 10-like, producing MRTMNEANSRMQKASMASKQPASSNNGSLVITVDGSQSARNLLASNSMSWSKLVMDMYPPGTSARTWTCSYCNVEQPPRAKHCHDCDKCVLQFDHHCVWLGTCIGQGNHCRFWWYICEETALCLWTGILYISYLKANISRAWYVSFCASCLMRKFQFLMSWLVSNC from the exons ATGAGAACTATGAATGAGGCAAATTCAAGAATGCAAAAGGCATCAATGGCCTCAAA ACAACCTGCTTCAAGCAACAATGGAAGCTTGGTTATTACTGTGGATGGAAGTCAGTCGGCAAGAAATCTTCTAGCAAGTAACTCCATGTCATGGTCGAAGCTGGTTATGGACATGTATCCCCCTGGAACATCTGCTAG AACTTGGACTTGCTCCTACTGTAATGTTGAGCAG CCTCCTCGAGCTAAGCATTGTCATGACTGTGACAAATGCGTTCTCCAATTTGATCATCATTGTGTTTGGCTGGGGACATGCATTGGCCAGGGTAATCATTGTCGATTTTG GTGGTACATTTGTGAGGAGACAGCCTTATGCCTTTGGACTGGCATTTTGTACATTTCTTACCTGAAGGCTAATATATCAAGGGCTTGGTATGTTTCTTTTTGTGCTTCTTGTTTAATGAGAAAGTTTCAGTTTCTTATGTCATGGTTGGTATCGAATTGTTGA